A genome region from Fodinibius salicampi includes the following:
- a CDS encoding 6-bladed beta-propeller — protein sequence MPNDFIRIVILFCLVTLTSCSEQSNEQGFVSENPTFGIWQDLSEPPITFELVQTFGDNEALMLPQTYQLQGPVTDQNNNLYVIDGQNGILYSFDPDGNLRWQTGREGRGPGDFEQPRGLVTDGEYLYTANVSGSRIDQFDMDGNFITSTSLESLDLSFNAVEGFLDDSLLVTSSTVMGQLARQVTLLNTRDNLNIVNQFTIESSSNTDLPEGLGYSFSIQVIDSLIAAGNIQDYKIHFFNSQGENVKSITRDFDKLMRPGFVQSGSSRSIRGYGSLNAPIPLTSGFYLTTLNWPTNVDDPDRYLERSQREDSRVPPITFKNSLDLYRSDGTLLYSLEEEGRTPNIGSLAYVDTQGNIYTKIDDPFPQIRKYAVTISSPENN from the coding sequence ATGCCTAATGACTTCATCAGGATTGTCATTCTATTTTGTTTGGTCACCTTGACCTCCTGTTCGGAGCAGTCAAATGAACAAGGCTTTGTTTCCGAAAATCCAACGTTCGGAATTTGGCAGGATTTATCGGAACCTCCGATAACATTCGAGCTAGTACAAACCTTCGGTGATAATGAAGCGCTTATGCTTCCCCAAACTTATCAGTTACAAGGTCCGGTCACAGATCAAAACAACAACCTTTACGTAATTGACGGACAAAATGGAATTCTGTACTCTTTCGACCCGGACGGAAATTTACGGTGGCAAACGGGCAGAGAAGGAAGAGGTCCCGGTGATTTTGAGCAGCCGCGTGGATTAGTTACCGACGGCGAATATCTTTATACCGCCAATGTAAGTGGTTCCCGAATCGATCAATTTGATATGGATGGAAATTTTATAACCAGCACTTCCCTTGAATCCCTTGACCTTTCCTTTAATGCGGTTGAAGGGTTTTTAGACGATAGCTTATTGGTTACCTCCTCTACTGTAATGGGCCAGTTAGCGAGACAAGTGACCCTCTTAAATACCAGAGACAACTTAAATATAGTTAATCAGTTTACAATTGAATCTTCTTCTAATACGGATCTACCGGAAGGCCTCGGCTATAGTTTCAGTATCCAGGTCATTGACTCTTTAATAGCAGCCGGAAATATTCAAGACTATAAGATCCATTTTTTTAACAGTCAGGGGGAAAATGTTAAAAGCATTACCCGCGATTTTGATAAACTGATGCGGCCCGGTTTCGTTCAATCTGGCTCCAGTCGCTCTATCCGCGGTTACGGCAGCCTTAATGCTCCCATTCCTCTTACCAGCGGCTTTTACCTGACCACCTTAAACTGGCCAACAAATGTAGACGATCCCGACCGCTACCTGGAAAGGTCGCAACGTGAAGACAGTAGGGTACCACCGATTACCTTCAAAAATAGTCTTGACCTGTATCGCTCGGATGGCACTCTTCTCTATTCTTTAGAAGAGGAAGGTAGAACACCAAACATCGGATCTCTTGCCTATGTAGATACGCAAGGAAATATCTATACAAAAATAGATGATCCTTTTCCTCAAATCCGAAAATATGCGGTTACTATTAGTTCTCCTGAGAATAACTGA
- a CDS encoding carboxypeptidase-like regulatory domain-containing protein encodes MKFLKKEYVLSAFMLIFGLAMVSNTAVAQTTEAETEATAAATISGKVIDNASQEAVAGVEVKVSADQSATTDEEGKFNIDGLEPGTYTVTIEADGYESFSQEVMLEGNKELEIALTPSGS; translated from the coding sequence ATGAAGTTTCTCAAAAAAGAATACGTTCTCTCAGCATTCATGTTGATATTCGGACTTGCAATGGTTTCCAATACCGCTGTGGCTCAAACCACAGAAGCGGAAACCGAAGCAACAGCCGCTGCTACAATTTCTGGTAAAGTCATCGATAATGCTTCCCAAGAGGCAGTTGCCGGTGTAGAAGTTAAGGTTTCTGCCGATCAGTCTGCTACTACCGACGAAGAAGGTAAGTTTAACATCGACGGACTTGAGCCAGGAACATACACAGTAACGATTGAAGCTGATGGTTATGAAAGCTTTAGTCAGGAAGTGATGCTGGAAGGAAATAAAGAGCTTGAAATCGCTCTGACACCTTCTGGAAGTTAA
- a CDS encoding FAD-dependent oxidoreductase translates to MDEKFDCIIVGAGIAGLAAAMILARNNMKFLLIEKGEFAGSKNVSGGVLWGSDLAKLVPEYWKEEDGGWERFINHRRLTFMDDQSTFSIDFKSSHFNETPYSGVVVLRSKFDRWLAGKVQDAIDNSDYAMESFIATNIKVDEVLMEEDKAVGIRTGDEEFHADSVIIAEGVNNLLTRHVGLQDDYVPADHMLTGIKEVIRYDQKVLEDRFQLDGLSGMSNEFVGFATDGVEGGGFLYTNRDTISLGLVAGIKDMREKEKSPHDILNHFKNHPVIQDTIKGGEVVEYSAHVVSSGDKRVMPKELYKDGILLCGEAANLLMNAGKAIQGMDYAMRSGILGAETIIKAKEKGDYSSNTLKEYKKALEDSYVLKDINNFQDAVHMLHSPQMYQDVPNLICDFGRKFFTIDDEPTKKSRKLMSESIKKHSSYWDLMKLGFKGAKSL, encoded by the coding sequence ATGGACGAAAAATTTGACTGTATTATCGTGGGAGCGGGTATTGCAGGACTGGCAGCAGCCATGATCCTGGCCCGAAATAATATGAAGTTTCTCCTCATAGAGAAGGGAGAATTTGCAGGATCAAAGAATGTTTCCGGGGGAGTTCTCTGGGGCAGCGATCTGGCAAAGCTTGTTCCTGAATACTGGAAAGAAGAAGACGGGGGCTGGGAACGCTTCATCAACCATCGGCGCCTTACCTTTATGGACGATCAGTCAACCTTTTCCATTGATTTTAAATCCTCCCATTTTAATGAAACGCCCTATAGCGGCGTCGTTGTTTTGCGTTCGAAATTTGACCGGTGGCTGGCCGGGAAAGTACAGGATGCCATCGACAATAGTGATTATGCCATGGAGTCCTTTATTGCCACTAATATAAAGGTCGATGAAGTACTCATGGAAGAGGACAAAGCAGTGGGCATCCGTACTGGAGATGAAGAGTTCCACGCGGATAGCGTAATCATTGCGGAGGGAGTAAATAATCTGCTTACCCGTCATGTGGGTTTGCAGGACGACTATGTACCTGCCGATCATATGCTGACCGGCATTAAAGAAGTCATCCGTTACGATCAAAAGGTACTGGAAGACCGGTTTCAGCTCGACGGACTAAGCGGAATGTCGAATGAATTTGTGGGTTTTGCAACCGACGGGGTAGAAGGCGGTGGATTCCTCTACACAAACCGCGATACTATCTCACTGGGCTTGGTGGCCGGCATCAAAGACATGAGAGAGAAGGAAAAAAGTCCTCATGATATTCTAAATCATTTTAAAAACCACCCGGTCATACAGGACACTATTAAAGGGGGGGAAGTAGTAGAATATTCTGCTCATGTTGTTTCCTCAGGTGATAAACGGGTAATGCCAAAAGAGCTGTATAAAGACGGGATTCTTCTTTGTGGCGAAGCTGCTAACCTGTTAATGAACGCCGGAAAGGCCATTCAGGGAATGGATTATGCCATGCGGTCGGGCATTCTGGGTGCGGAAACTATTATAAAAGCGAAAGAAAAAGGAGATTATTCCAGCAATACTCTTAAAGAATATAAAAAAGCTTTGGAAGATAGTTACGTCCTGAAAGATATCAACAACTTTCAGGATGCCGTACATATGCTGCATAGTCCACAAATGTACCAGGATGTGCCTAATTTAATTTGTGATTTCGGACGAAAGTTTTTCACTATTGATGATGAACCTACCAAAAAGTCACGCAAGCTGATGTCTGAATCAATTAAAAAGCACTCTTCATACTGGGATTTAATGAAATTAGGATTTAAAGGGGCAAAATCGTTATGA
- a CDS encoding DUF4835 family protein translates to MGLLLLPMRGISQEIDARVTVDRSQLSNTSLSFLDNLSDEIESYINEYNWTDTDFKLQERIRLDLQITLMSTDDNFNFNAQVVVQSRRPIYNTPRETMLFFHNDENWTFNYTPNRSLRHDLLQFDTLTSFIDFYVYIVLGYDFDSFEELAGTPYFSEAQNILSQAQNSSATGWDSNNNRRNRAQLVSNLLSSNYESLRSAIYEYHRLGLDRFVDHPKEARQQIIATLQKIDEAKSRTSSNFLFDIFFNTKYRELVFIFEDAEPQVRRNAFEVLSTVDQSHLSEYRKLQ, encoded by the coding sequence ATGGGACTCCTGTTGCTTCCTATGAGAGGCATTAGTCAGGAAATTGATGCGCGCGTAACTGTTGATCGCAGTCAATTGAGCAACACTTCGCTCAGCTTCCTTGACAATCTCTCTGATGAAATCGAATCGTATATAAACGAATACAATTGGACCGATACCGATTTTAAACTACAGGAAAGAATCAGGCTCGATCTTCAGATTACGTTAATGAGTACCGATGACAATTTCAACTTTAATGCTCAGGTTGTTGTTCAATCGCGACGTCCGATCTATAATACCCCACGCGAAACCATGCTCTTTTTTCATAATGATGAAAATTGGACGTTCAATTATACGCCCAACCGATCCCTCCGGCATGATCTGCTCCAGTTCGATACCCTAACCAGCTTTATCGATTTCTATGTATATATAGTTCTTGGATACGATTTTGACAGTTTTGAAGAGCTGGCAGGCACCCCCTATTTTTCGGAGGCTCAAAATATTCTTTCACAGGCCCAGAATTCTTCTGCCACCGGCTGGGATTCCAACAATAACAGGCGCAACCGGGCGCAACTTGTCTCAAATCTTCTAAGTTCTAATTATGAATCATTACGGTCAGCCATCTATGAGTATCACCGCCTTGGACTGGATCGTTTTGTCGATCACCCTAAAGAAGCGAGGCAACAGATTATAGCCACGCTCCAAAAAATTGATGAAGCAAAAAGCCGCACTTCCTCAAATTTTCTATTTGATATCTTCTTCAATACTAAATACCGCGAATTAGTATTTATTTTTGAAGATGCCGAACCACAAGTTCGGCGCAATGCCTTTGAAGTTCTGTCAACCGTTGATCAAAGCCATCTTTCTGAGTATCGAAAGCTGCAGTAG
- a CDS encoding electron transfer flavoprotein subunit beta/FixA family protein → MKFYVCIKQVPDIDAPIQIKDGKLIQDTDRMVLNAYDASAVEEALVLTEETDGEVEVVLVGPSKAKETIRKALAMGADKASHIVLEGEDTYDSATYAKILAKFFEDKEYDVIACGKQSQDTDAGLAGSMLAEHLNLPYTTNAVGLSIEDGKLVVKRQGDSGQEIIELPPSCLVTCSNDMNEPRIPSLKGIMQSKRKPMETIELSDLGIEEDNLSPKTKVTGYMEKPEREPGQKFEGEPEELAQKVATLLDEEANVI, encoded by the coding sequence ATGAAATTTTATGTTTGTATCAAACAGGTTCCGGATATTGATGCCCCTATACAGATAAAAGATGGGAAACTAATCCAGGATACTGACCGCATGGTTCTTAACGCTTACGATGCATCCGCTGTAGAAGAAGCTCTGGTGCTTACTGAAGAGACTGACGGAGAAGTAGAGGTAGTTTTGGTCGGACCCAGCAAAGCCAAAGAAACTATTCGCAAGGCATTGGCTATGGGCGCTGATAAAGCTTCCCACATTGTACTTGAAGGAGAGGATACCTACGACTCGGCAACTTATGCCAAAATATTGGCAAAATTTTTCGAAGATAAGGAATACGATGTTATAGCCTGTGGGAAACAATCCCAGGACACGGATGCTGGTCTTGCCGGAAGTATGCTGGCAGAACACCTGAATCTGCCTTATACAACTAATGCAGTGGGACTTTCGATAGAGGATGGAAAGCTGGTCGTGAAACGTCAGGGAGACTCGGGACAAGAAATCATTGAACTCCCTCCCTCCTGTCTTGTCACCTGCTCAAACGATATGAACGAACCCCGCATACCCAGTCTCAAAGGGATTATGCAATCCAAGCGAAAGCCTATGGAAACTATTGAACTTTCTGACTTAGGTATAGAAGAGGATAACCTTTCTCCTAAAACCAAAGTAACCGGCTACATGGAAAAACCAGAGCGAGAACCGGGACAAAAGTTTGAGGGGGAACCGGAAGAGTTGGCGCAAAAGGTGGCGACGCTCCTCGATGAAGAAGCTAATGTGATTTAA
- a CDS encoding acyl-CoA dehydrogenase, translating into MSSNSFNINDPFQFEPELNEDDRMVMETARDYAQSKLEPRALKGNQEEYFDQDIATEMGDLGLLGSYLPPEYGGVDASQTAYGLIAREVERVDSGYRSFMSVQSSLVMYPIFKFGTEQQKERFLPKLATGELIGCFGLTEPDHGSDPGSMSTTAVKTDEGWILNGAKMWITNSPIADIGVVWAKAKEHKEDDGVIRGFLVEKNMEGYSAPSTKHKMSLRASETGEMIFEDVFIPEENVFPDITGLKGPFTCLNSARYGIAWGTVGAAEFCYQKAREYVLDRSQFGYPIGANQLPQTKLANMLTDITQMQLLAWRLGKLKDEGRDHHSMVSMAKRNNCGKALEIARIARDMHGANGITGEYRVIHHVMNLESVNTYEGTYDIHGLILGREITDIQAFVPRGNDMPED; encoded by the coding sequence ATGTCCAGCAATAGTTTTAATATCAACGACCCTTTCCAGTTTGAACCCGAGTTGAATGAAGATGATCGCATGGTCATGGAAACAGCCAGGGATTATGCGCAGAGTAAACTGGAACCCCGGGCCCTTAAAGGAAACCAGGAAGAATATTTTGATCAGGATATTGCTACTGAAATGGGTGATTTGGGCCTGCTGGGATCATATCTGCCCCCTGAATATGGTGGTGTGGATGCCAGCCAAACGGCTTATGGACTTATTGCCCGTGAAGTAGAGCGTGTGGATTCCGGTTATCGGTCTTTTATGTCAGTACAATCTTCGCTGGTAATGTATCCGATTTTTAAATTTGGAACCGAACAACAAAAGGAACGGTTCCTTCCTAAACTGGCGACCGGTGAACTGATCGGCTGCTTTGGACTAACCGAACCCGATCATGGTTCTGACCCCGGTTCAATGAGTACCACTGCTGTTAAAACGGATGAAGGTTGGATTCTTAACGGGGCTAAAATGTGGATTACCAACTCCCCCATTGCGGATATTGGGGTAGTATGGGCCAAGGCAAAAGAACACAAAGAGGATGACGGAGTGATTCGCGGTTTCCTGGTAGAAAAAAATATGGAGGGATACAGTGCTCCATCTACTAAACACAAAATGTCGCTGCGAGCTTCAGAAACCGGTGAAATGATTTTTGAGGATGTGTTTATCCCCGAAGAAAATGTATTTCCAGATATTACCGGACTTAAAGGGCCGTTTACCTGCCTTAACAGCGCCCGGTATGGTATTGCCTGGGGAACGGTTGGAGCAGCAGAATTCTGCTATCAAAAGGCGCGTGAGTATGTATTGGATCGCAGTCAGTTCGGATATCCGATAGGGGCCAATCAGCTTCCCCAAACCAAGCTTGCAAATATGCTTACCGATATTACGCAGATGCAGCTATTAGCCTGGCGACTGGGAAAACTTAAAGATGAGGGACGTGATCACCATAGTATGGTATCGATGGCCAAACGCAATAATTGTGGAAAGGCACTCGAAATTGCCCGCATCGCTCGTGATATGCACGGAGCTAATGGCATTACCGGTGAATATCGAGTTATCCACCATGTCATGAATCTTGAATCCGTAAATACTTACGAAGGTACTTACGATATCCATGG
- a CDS encoding electron transfer flavoprotein subunit alpha/FixB family protein: MSTLLTHIVISDGKIKRSSLEVLSHVRQLAESHGHQAEAVIIDEKASDYVDEVKKYGPSTIYTIEDPVFKNHQNRPLIKALNKVIEKAAPYLIAFASTESTKDILGALAASQDAAVLSDVSEFELTDNGIQAKRPVMAAKILSDNQAEGDKILVSVRSGSYDLNEADSEAEVIDIDFSIDDNEIKASLREIIGTSDDKIDLSEAQTIVAAGRGTKDEEGQALIEELASVLNAGIGASRALTEAGIMDPSLQIGQTGKVVSPQLYIAVGISGAIQHVAGMSNSKVIVAINKDPDAPIFDIADYGIVGDLYKVLPPFIEELKKIKN; this comes from the coding sequence ATGAGTACCCTACTAACTCACATTGTTATCAGTGACGGCAAGATAAAGCGCTCCTCATTAGAAGTATTATCCCATGTCCGACAACTGGCGGAGAGTCACGGTCACCAAGCAGAAGCTGTAATTATTGATGAAAAAGCTTCAGATTATGTTGACGAGGTAAAGAAGTATGGACCTTCAACCATTTATACGATTGAGGATCCTGTGTTTAAGAATCATCAGAACAGACCTCTCATTAAAGCCCTTAATAAAGTAATTGAGAAAGCCGCCCCCTATCTGATTGCTTTTGCCTCAACGGAAAGTACCAAAGATATTTTAGGAGCTCTTGCCGCCAGTCAGGATGCCGCCGTACTTTCTGATGTTTCGGAGTTTGAACTTACTGACAATGGAATTCAGGCAAAGCGTCCGGTGATGGCCGCAAAAATATTATCTGATAATCAAGCAGAGGGGGATAAAATACTGGTTTCCGTACGTTCAGGCTCTTACGATCTAAATGAAGCTGACAGCGAAGCAGAGGTAATAGATATAGATTTCAGTATTGATGATAATGAAATAAAAGCCTCACTCCGCGAAATTATCGGAACGTCAGATGATAAAATTGATCTCTCAGAGGCTCAAACAATTGTTGCTGCCGGTCGCGGTACCAAAGACGAAGAGGGACAAGCTCTCATTGAAGAACTGGCCTCCGTCCTCAATGCCGGTATCGGAGCTTCACGTGCTCTTACTGAAGCGGGTATCATGGACCCAAGCCTGCAAATTGGTCAGACCGGGAAGGTAGTTTCACCACAGCTCTATATTGCCGTGGGCATTTCTGGAGCTATTCAACACGTAGCAGGAATGTCTAACAGTAAAGTGATTGTAGCTATCAACAAAGATCCCGATGCGCCCATCTTCGATATTGCTGATTATGGAATCGTAGGGGATCTCTATAAGGTACTGCCACCTTTTATTGAGGAATTGAAGAAGATCAAAAACTAA
- a CDS encoding acyl-CoA dehydrogenase family protein translates to MDFEFSEEQQLIRNAIKDFTERYVAPGVKERDSKKKFPAEIVKQLAEQGFMGMIHPEEFGGGGVDTISFCLAIEEIARWDASLALTVASHTSLASGHIALAGSKSQKEQYLTPLAKGEKLGAWCLTEPGSGSDASGLKTTAIKKGDHYILNGSKIFITQGSVGDIYVVLAKTDPDKGTKGISTFIVESRWDGIQPGKKMEKLGMNSSDTTEVHFEEVKVPEENLLGEAGKGFVDTMKVLDGGRIGIGALSVGIARGALEESMRYAGERKQFGSPIGDFQAIETKLADMATEIDAARMMVHRAAQLKDQGKPYTKEVSMAKLFASELAVRAANEAVQIHGGYGYIKEYHVERFLRDAKLMTIGEGTSEVQRMIIARELKKEHWG, encoded by the coding sequence ATGGACTTTGAATTTTCCGAAGAACAGCAGCTAATACGCAATGCGATTAAAGATTTTACTGAACGGTATGTTGCTCCGGGTGTTAAAGAACGCGATAGCAAAAAAAAATTCCCTGCAGAAATTGTAAAACAGCTAGCAGAACAGGGATTTATGGGCATGATCCATCCTGAAGAGTTTGGTGGTGGAGGCGTGGACACTATTAGTTTTTGTCTGGCTATTGAAGAGATTGCACGATGGGATGCTTCCCTCGCATTGACGGTTGCCTCTCACACTTCCCTGGCCTCTGGCCATATCGCGCTGGCTGGGAGCAAGTCACAGAAAGAACAATATCTTACTCCTCTGGCTAAAGGAGAAAAGTTAGGGGCATGGTGTCTTACGGAACCCGGTTCCGGCAGCGATGCCTCAGGCTTGAAAACAACCGCCATAAAGAAAGGAGATCATTATATACTCAATGGTTCAAAAATATTTATTACCCAGGGTTCCGTTGGTGACATCTATGTGGTACTGGCTAAAACCGATCCGGATAAAGGAACAAAAGGTATTAGTACTTTTATCGTAGAGAGTAGATGGGATGGCATACAGCCGGGCAAAAAGATGGAAAAGCTGGGCATGAATTCCAGCGATACTACCGAAGTCCATTTTGAAGAGGTTAAAGTGCCGGAAGAAAATTTGCTCGGCGAAGCCGGAAAGGGATTTGTTGATACTATGAAAGTGCTTGATGGCGGGCGTATAGGCATTGGGGCCCTTTCAGTTGGAATTGCCCGTGGTGCGCTGGAAGAATCGATGAGGTATGCCGGAGAGCGCAAACAATTTGGATCACCCATCGGCGACTTCCAGGCCATAGAAACAAAACTTGCAGACATGGCCACGGAAATAGATGCCGCCCGCATGATGGTCCACCGCGCCGCTCAATTAAAAGATCAGGGAAAACCCTACACCAAAGAAGTTTCAATGGCCAAGCTTTTTGCTTCTGAATTAGCAGTACGCGCGGCTAATGAGGCCGTACAAATTCACGGTGGTTATGGATATATCAAAGAATACCACGTTGAACGATTTCTGCGCGATGCGAAGTTAATGACTATTGGCGAAGGTACTTCTGAAGTACAACGTATGATCATCGCACGTGAATTAAAGAAAGAACATTGGGGATAG
- a CDS encoding ComEA family DNA-binding protein yields the protein MKVFVIISLFLVIPYVSSAQERDSLSTEVQQDLEQALEGFDPEDAEANSEQLIQFLQELSANPVNVNTAGLHSLRQVPGLNLKTARAIIRYREERKPFETPDELVEVSGIGRVTYDKIRPYITIGKGLQLGKILYTDPRYWTSNGQFQSFSRYQRDLQPARGYLDSPEGGGYLGNAVKYYQRMGYRSNHLSINLTQEKDAGEILESPVRFDHQSWHLALEGNGKLRTLALGDYSLSFGQGLVLWNGGVFGKGGDVTGAANRSGRGIKPYTSAQESNYFRGAAATVGGRLQLTGFYSVRRLTASEISSDTIRFPTSSGYHRTARQYERRGNVRQMLYGGRLQMEFPIGIIGTTGYRTFFNRYITASQQPYARYDFRGTSISVFGIDYTLLVGPAIIFGEAARSENGGMGLVAGLESPVGEQTDMALAYRNYKKEFQSIQGSGFGESSGAPKNEEGVYLGLQHAIGENITLSGYMDQFRFPGPRFGTHQSTKGFEWLGRAEVKLTADWEVYLQWRSETKEGEYETPDELGRTQRALGNGQRSSIRANIEYQVNKNIRLRTRGELVQNREPGASLESGILLYQDVRLQLRNNLRLDTRLTVFDTESFATRVYQFENDLLYVFGSQVLFDQGQRMYLLLNYEPFSYLELWAKFGITKYEDKQVIGSGLNEIQGDTRSEIGIQARIKF from the coding sequence ATGAAGGTCTTTGTCATAATATCTCTGTTCCTGGTAATTCCATATGTAAGCAGTGCCCAGGAACGGGATTCTTTAAGTACGGAGGTGCAGCAGGATTTGGAACAGGCGCTTGAGGGCTTTGATCCCGAGGATGCCGAAGCAAATAGCGAGCAGTTGATTCAGTTCTTGCAGGAATTATCCGCAAATCCCGTGAATGTTAATACTGCGGGCTTGCACAGTCTGCGACAGGTTCCGGGTCTCAACCTGAAAACCGCCCGGGCTATTATTCGCTACCGGGAAGAGAGAAAACCGTTTGAAACGCCCGATGAGCTGGTGGAAGTATCCGGGATTGGGAGGGTAACGTATGATAAAATACGCCCCTATATTACAATTGGGAAAGGACTTCAGCTCGGTAAAATACTCTATACTGATCCGCGGTATTGGACCAGTAATGGACAATTTCAGTCTTTTAGCCGTTACCAGCGAGATTTACAGCCAGCACGCGGTTATCTGGATTCGCCGGAAGGGGGCGGATACCTGGGAAATGCTGTAAAATATTACCAGCGGATGGGATACCGGAGCAACCATTTGTCCATAAACCTGACGCAGGAAAAAGATGCCGGTGAGATACTGGAAAGTCCCGTACGATTCGATCATCAGTCGTGGCATTTGGCACTGGAAGGTAACGGAAAGTTGCGCACGCTTGCCTTAGGAGATTACAGCTTATCGTTTGGGCAGGGACTTGTTTTGTGGAACGGCGGCGTATTCGGCAAAGGCGGAGATGTTACGGGAGCTGCTAATCGCAGTGGAAGAGGAATCAAGCCTTATACCTCTGCGCAGGAATCCAATTATTTCCGGGGAGCGGCTGCTACTGTCGGAGGTCGGCTCCAGCTAACAGGATTTTATTCCGTCCGGCGACTTACCGCCAGTGAAATTTCATCCGATACAATTCGCTTTCCAACTTCAAGTGGCTATCACCGGACGGCCAGGCAGTACGAACGGAGAGGAAATGTGCGGCAAATGTTATATGGAGGACGCCTACAGATGGAATTTCCTATTGGAATTATAGGTACCACAGGATACCGAACCTTTTTTAATCGCTATATTACAGCTAGTCAACAGCCGTATGCCCGTTATGATTTTCGGGGTACCTCAATTTCCGTTTTTGGGATAGATTATACGTTATTGGTCGGGCCGGCTATTATATTCGGAGAGGCCGCAAGAAGTGAAAATGGGGGCATGGGTTTGGTTGCAGGGCTTGAAAGTCCTGTTGGAGAGCAAACTGATATGGCTTTAGCCTACCGGAATTATAAGAAAGAGTTCCAGTCAATTCAGGGCAGCGGTTTTGGAGAATCATCGGGTGCGCCCAAAAATGAAGAGGGAGTTTATTTGGGACTTCAGCATGCCATCGGGGAGAACATTACGCTTAGCGGGTATATGGATCAGTTCAGGTTTCCCGGTCCGCGTTTTGGGACTCATCAGTCGACAAAGGGATTTGAATGGCTGGGCAGGGCGGAAGTTAAGCTAACTGCGGATTGGGAAGTGTATCTGCAGTGGCGAAGTGAAACCAAAGAAGGAGAGTATGAGACCCCGGATGAACTGGGACGCACACAGCGGGCATTGGGAAATGGTCAGCGCAGTAGTATTCGTGCGAATATTGAATACCAGGTAAATAAAAATATCCGCCTTCGCACCCGGGGAGAGCTGGTTCAAAACCGTGAGCCGGGGGCCTCACTTGAAAGCGGTATTTTGCTTTACCAGGATGTGCGGCTTCAGCTGCGTAATAATTTACGTCTGGATACCCGCCTGACGGTCTTCGATACCGAAAGTTTTGCGACACGCGTATATCAGTTTGAGAATGATTTGCTGTACGTGTTTGGAAGTCAGGTTTTGTTCGACCAGGGACAGCGGATGTACCTGCTGCTTAATTACGAACCGTTTTCTTATCTGGAACTGTGGGCAAAATTTGGGATCACCAAATACGAGGACAAGCAGGTTATCGGGAGCGGATTGAATGAAATCCAAGGGGATACCCGAAGTGAAATAGGCATTCAGGCACGCATTAAATTTTAA
- a CDS encoding ferredoxin family protein → MKLLDLTERLGLVSYRNQAKSDIKPHIVVDTDICNSVCPHKCTTYVCPANCYTMDEEGQVHFQVEDCIECGTCMYACDQGAVDWNYPDPEIGRGVTWNFG, encoded by the coding sequence ATGAAATTACTTGATCTTACGGAACGGCTGGGACTTGTTAGCTATCGCAATCAGGCAAAATCGGATATCAAGCCACATATCGTTGTTGATACCGATATTTGTAATTCTGTATGCCCGCACAAGTGTACTACCTATGTATGCCCGGCTAATTGTTATACTATGGATGAGGAGGGACAAGTACACTTTCAGGTAGAAGACTGTATTGAATGTGGTACCTGCATGTATGCCTGCGATCAGGGAGCCGTAGACTGGAACTATCCAGACCCGGAAATTGGCAGAGGCGTCACCTGGAATTTCGGATAA